The DNA window GAGGAATCGGGGCCGGGCTCGCACTTTCTATCGGCTGTATGCCAGGATTGGGAAGACGCCGCGCGCTCTGTACCTGCCGATCGGCTGGTGATTTTGCGAGTGGGCGTCGTGGTCGGGCCGAACGGAGGCGTGATGGAAAAATTGCGTCCTCTCTTTGCCGCCGGACTCGGAGGGCGTTTAGGAGACGGCCGTCAGTACATGAGCTGGATTCATCGCGACGATCTTGTCACGATGTATAGCGAGGCTCTGAAGGACAAAAGCTGGACGGGAATCTATAACGCGGTCAGTCCTGAGCCTGTCACCAATCGCGTTTTCACCAAAACTCTCGGCAAGGTCCTGCACCGGCCGGCCGTGTTTAACGCTCCTGCATTCGCCATGCGCGCGGCCATGGGTGAGATGAGCGACATGGTGCTGAAAAGTCAAAAGGTCCTTCCGAAACGTCTCTTGGAACGAAGCTTCCGTTTTCGATTTCCGACGCTGCATGGCGCGTTGGAAGACGCGGGAACCTATCATCGTCTGGAAACCGAGCAGTTCCTTGCCCGGCCCCTTTCCGATGTTTTCCAGTTCTTCTGCGATCCTCACAATCTGGAGCGCATTACGCCGAAGTCTTTGAATTTCAAGATCGAGACGATCAGCAGTCCGGCCATCAGCGCTGGAACCACGATCACCTATCGTTTGCGCCTTCACGGTGTGCCCTTCCGTTGGAAGACTCTGATCAAGGAATGGGAGCCCGGACGCTATTTCATTGATACTCAGGAAAAGGGGCCCTATGCGGTCTGGCATCATACTCATCGCTTTCATGAAGTTCCTGGCGGAACCCTCATGACGGACGAAGTGAAGTACCAGGTGCCCCTGGGATGGCTCGGAGAAAGCACGGCGCTGCCTTTCGTTCGTAGTGAAGTTCGGAAGATTTTTCAGCACCGTCGGACGGTTATCGATCAAATCTTTCCCCGCGGCGCATCGCGAAAAGCGGTTTAATTTTAAAACGTAAGTTTCTGTTTCCTGTGTAATTTAGATGGGTTAATGGCAAATCAGGCAGTTCTGCTCATCATCGAGCTTAACTGCCTTTGTCTTTTTCACGATAGACCAAAGGTCTCGAGCTTTTGCATATGGATGTATATGAAAAATCTCTCTCTTCGGATCTGGGTCATTGGCGGTGTGTTGGCGACGATCGTTTCCTCGGTTGCGCTGGGGACCTGGCTGTTTTTGAGCAGTCAGCAGAAAAAATTGCTGCAGGAAGTGCACGAGACGCATGGACGCGTGACGCGAGTCCTGGCCCTTGGCGTGCAGAAGGCCGTCTGGGATCTTTCGCCCGAAAGCGCTGCGCCTTTGGGCAAATCGGTGATGGATGATCCGCGCATCGTAAGCGTGAAGATCTTTGACGCGAACAACGAAGTCTTCTGGGAAGACAAGGATGAGAAACGTCGCATCGGAACGGTGGTGACCCAGGAAGTCCCGATCAAGGCGGAAGAGCAGGTCTTGGGGAAAGTCGTCGTGGAATTCAGCATGGCCCAGGCCGCGGCTGAAATCCGTTCGCGCATGGTGGATTTCATCGGCCTCGCCGTCGCAGAAATCATAGGCTGCGTTTTGGTGCTTGCTGTCTTGCTGCATTTCCGGGTGCTTTCGCGGATCGATCGTTTGAAAGCGGAAGCCCACGAGATCGCCGAAAAACGCCTGACCAAACCCTTCGTATGGAATGAGAAAGACGAGATCGGGAGCCTTGGGCAATCTTTGGAGATCACGCGCCAGTCTTTGGCTCAGCTTTTTGCAGAA is part of the Oligoflexus sp. genome and encodes:
- a CDS encoding DUF1731 domain-containing protein, whose protein sequence is EESGPGSHFLSAVCQDWEDAARSVPADRLVILRVGVVVGPNGGVMEKLRPLFAAGLGGRLGDGRQYMSWIHRDDLVTMYSEALKDKSWTGIYNAVSPEPVTNRVFTKTLGKVLHRPAVFNAPAFAMRAAMGEMSDMVLKSQKVLPKRLLERSFRFRFPTLHGALEDAGTYHRLETEQFLARPLSDVFQFFCDPHNLERITPKSLNFKIETISSPAISAGTTITYRLRLHGVPFRWKTLIKEWEPGRYFIDTQEKGPYAVWHHTHRFHEVPGGTLMTDEVKYQVPLGWLGESTALPFVRSEVRKIFQHRRTVIDQIFPRGASRKAV